From Salmo salar chromosome ssa09, Ssal_v3.1, whole genome shotgun sequence:
gtaatacctacatgtttcaagcagaccaccatagtccctgtgcccaaggaagcgaaggtaacctgcctaaatgattgtTGCTTTGTagcacatcggtagccatgaagtgttttgaaaggctggtcatggctcacattaaaagcatcctcccagataccctagaccaactccaattcgcataccgccccaacagatccacagatgacgcaatctcaatcacactccacactgctctttcccacctgcacaaaaggaacacctatgtaagaatgctgttcatttactacagctcagcgttcaacaccatagtgcccataaagctcatcactaagctaaggatcctgggactaaacacctccctctgcaactggatcctggacttcctgataggtcgccccaggtggtaagggtaggcaacaacacatctgccacactgatcctcaaaacTGCGTCCCCTCAggagtgtgtgcttagtcccctcctgtactccctgttcacccacgattgtGTGGCCagccacgactccaacactatcattaagtttctGATGAcacgacagcctatagggaggaggtcagagacctggcagtgtggtgccaggacaacaacctctccctcaatgtgagcaagacaaaggagctgatcgtgtactacaggaaaaggcggtccGAACAGTCCCCCATTAACATCaccggggttgtagtggagcgggtcgacagtttcaaattccttggtgtccacatcaccaatgacctatcatggtccaaacacaccaagacagtcattaagagggcacgacaacaccttttctccctcaggagactgataaagatttggcatgggtcctcagatcctcaaagttctacagctgcaccatcgagagcatcctgaccggttgcatcaccgcctggtatggcaactgctcggcatgtGACCTTAAGGCGCTACAAAGGGTAgggtgtatggcccagtacaaaactggggccaagcttcctgctatccaggacctatataataggcagtgtcagaggaaagtctAGAggcaaaagaaacgcacacctatttaggcgaggtgctggctagcggagtggaacacttaaaaaaaattaagttgggccgcacactctaggagctcagatgcaaaaatgtttaTGTCCTACGTTTCAACAGGCaagttgtcttcatcagggtaaaaTGACACACACTACGGGAtgactcatttatatagtgttaaaagacacacacaggtgtctgtaatcatggccaggtGTGGCCTCATATCGTTGTTTAATTGTCATATATTATAATAGCATACAAAAAACAGAAATGGATAGCGTACGATCATAGATCCAATTTGGTCAGAAGTCAgaagaaagcccataaaattgtcagtctCCAGTCgccaaagtcatagactgttttctctgctaccggacTCTGCTACCAGACCCATGATGCGTTCGGAAGTCAATGATCAGAATACTAAAGCTGCATGAACTGTCAAGTCTAGACTAATTTGAATCAGATTAATGAATCAGTTGATCGCAAAGGATGACACATTTGTATGCAATGAGTCCTTATCAGTATGTATAATCAATATACTCTACATGacccaaagtatgtggacaactgctcgtcgaaacatctcgttccaaaatcatgggctttaatatggagttggtggaGTCCCAActttgcttctataacagcctccactcttctaagttttttccactagatgttggaacattgctgcagggacttgcttccattcagccacaagagcattagtgttgGGCGATTAGACTTGGCtagcagtcagcgttccaattcatcccaaaggtgttcgatggggttgaggtcaaggctctgtgtaggccagtcaagttcttccacatcgatctcgacaaaccatttctgtatggacctcactttttgtcatgctgaaacaggaaagggatttccccaaactgttaccacaaagttggaagcacagaatcatcacatggtgaagcgtgattcatcactccagagaacgcgtttccactgctccagggtccaatggcggcgagctttacaccacttggcattgcgcattgtgatcttaggcttgtgtgcggctgcttggctatggaaacccatttcatgaagctcctgacaaaagttattgtgctgacattacttccagaggcagtgtGGAACTCGGAAGTGAGATTTTTACGCTCTTAAGCACTcctggtcccgttctgtgagcttgtgtaacctaccacttcgcggctgagccattgttgctcctagacttttccacttcacaaaaatagcacttacagttgaccagggcatcTCTAGCAGCGCATACATTtttcaaactgacttgttggaaagtcggcatcctatgatggtgccatatTGATagtcaatgagctcttcagtaaggacattctactgccaatgtttgtctatggagagtgcgtggctgtgtgctcgattgtatacacctgtcagcaatgggtgtggctgaaatatatctgaatccactaatttgtagGGGTGTCTtcatacttttgtaaatatagtTTATTTTATTAGTAATAAAGCTTATAATACATTCACCACTGAGTTATGAGCAATATtctcacgtcctggccagtatataaggttaattgttttgtagtttggtcagggcgtggcagggggtatttgttttatgtggttcggggtggtgtgtttgtgtaaagggtgtttgatttagtatttccgggttttggtttatgtttagttaattctatggttagtctagtgtgtgtgtttctatgtttggttgattggggttgggactctcagttgaaggcaggtgttgtctatctgcctttgattgagagtcccatatattagggtgtgtttgtatgtgttatttgtgggtgattgttctgtgttgagcctatgctttgcagactgtcagtttatcgttcgttttcttgtttgttattttggcattcattttgatagtgaataaaagtcaagatgagcctgcacatacctgctgcgttttggtcctcttctctccagtacgacatttttaaggatgagtacaacttattgtgtgacagaatcacccaccaccaaaggaccaagcagcagaggaaggagcagacggagttcgagttggactggcgggagaagtggacttgggaggaagttctggacggggccggaccctggcatcaggctggggattatcgccgcccgcagtgggaaattgaggcagccatgGCAGAGAGACGGTGGTACAAGGCCAGagtggacacgctgaaggagatgcacgagaggcacccccaagaaaattttggggggggcacacgggtagtttggctaggcgtaagaagagccggaagccagctacccgtggttatatggaggagcgtatggggtggagagcgctatgtttcgctgaggtgcgcactatctcacccatacgcacgcacagtccggtgcgcattattccagcccctcgcaggtgccgtgctagagcgggcatccagcctggtaggaggatgcctgcgcagcgcatctggtcgccggtacgcctccgaggaccaggctacccaactcccgctctacgcacggctaccatcaggcccctgcacagcccagtctgccctgtacgagcaccccgctcgtacagggttactagttccatccagccaaggcgggttgtgcaggaggtaagatctagaccgactgtgcgcctccatagccctgggtttccagctcctgtctctcgtgcggacccggaagtgcgtcaacccagtccgactcgtcctgttcccactccccgcactagcctggaggtgcgtgttcataagctggtatatctggtaccagcaccacgcaccaggattatagtgcgtcagcccgccagtcaacagtcatcatcagagctgcccgccagtcaacagtcatcatcagagctgcccgccagtcaacagtcttcatcagagctgcccgccagtcaacagtcttcatcagagctgcccgccagtcaacagtcatcatcagagctgcccaccagtcaacagtcatcatcagagctgcccgccagtcaacagtcatcatcagagctgcccgccagtcaacagtcatcatcagagctgcccgccagtcaacagtcatcatcagagctgcccgccagtcaacagtcatcatcagagctgcccgccagtcaacagtcatcgtcagagctgcccgccagtcaacagtcatcgtcagagctgcccgccagtcaacagtcatcgtcagagctgcccgccagtcaacagtcatcgtcagagctgcccgccagtcaacagtcatcgtcagagctgcccgccagtcaacagtcgtcagagctgcccgccagtcaacagtcgtcagagctgcccgccagtcaacagtcgccagagctgcccgccagtcaacagtcgccagagaggtcagactgcgctgaactgccggagtggccagactgcgctgaactgccggagtggccagactgcgctgaactgccggagtggccagactgcgctgaactgccggagtggccagactgcgctgaactgccggagtggccagactgcgctgaactgccggagtggccagactgccctgaactgccggagtggccagactgccctgaactgccggagtggccagactgccctgaactgccggagtggcccgagtggccagactgtcccgaattgccagactgcccagactgtcccgaattgccagactgcccagactgtcccgaactgccagactgcccagactgtcccgaactgccagactgcccagactgtcccccggcgatgccagactggcccgactgcccctcggcgatgccagagtggcccgacagcctggaacggccggaaccagagccacctccagaaataggtgggttggggagggggggtgtcgcacagtgccgtcgttgacggcagccaccctcccttccctccctttagaaaaggggactttttgttggtgttgcttggggttattttttgttaaggtgcttctggggtagcacctttaagggggggtactgtcacgtcctggccagtatataaggttaattgttttgtagtttggtcaaggCGTggtagggggtatttgttttatgtggttcggggtggtgtgtttgtgtaaagggtgtttgatttagtatttccgggttttggtttatgtttagttaattctatggttagtctagtgtgtgtgtttctatgtttggttgattggggttgggactctcagttgaaggcaggtgttgtctatctgcctttgattgagagtcccatatattagggtgtgtttgtatgtgttatttgtgggtgattgttctgtgttgagcctatgctttgcagactgtcagtttatcgttcgttttcttgtttgttgtttttgtattcgtgttgatttaattaaatgttcaaaatgaacaactgcacacctgctgcgtattggtctaccttttctgatgacgatttcgcattatcgtcagaagacgaagatacttgtgacaaATATTGACCATGTATCATATGTCAAATATTTCTCTAAGGTTAGGAAGAAGTTATTCTGAAATAAAACCAGACAATCTTCATGAGATTTTATGATGCGTTATTTATTAGCATTTGACCTATCTGCACACATCTTGGTAAAACAAGTATATACTGGAATTAAACAAGCAGTACATAGAAGGCTGATTAGTAGTCATTCATGCTGAATGTTATAAAACACTTTTCCTAGATTTACTCTGCAGCAGCAGGGGGAATGAAAGGGATAAGTTATACAGTATTTGACAAGTAGTGCAGTacagaaaatacatatttttcaaATGTGATTCTTTAGCACTCAGCAATCTGAGAAGACATTTATTTAAAGTGCTAGCTACACAAAAGCAAAGCTAATTTAATAATCAAGTCATACATACTTTAATAGCCATAGCTGAGCACATCACAAGTGTTTGTTTCAATTCCTCCCCATGACATGTTTCTTGGTATTTCTCTCTGGTTTTATAAAAAGTATATAACATTTTGGAGCAAAAATACAAATCAATAATCCAAAGGCGGAAGACAGAATAGCAAAGATCTCCACAGCTACAGTGAACTTCCCAGGAGAGCTGACATAAGCTGGGATAAAGGTGATCCAGACTGCACAGAATATGAGCATGCTGAAGGTGATGAATTTGGCCTCATTGAAGTTATCAGGCAGCTTACGAGACAGAAAAGCTAGAACCAAGCATATCCCTGCAAGAATACCTATATATCCCAACACTGCATAGAATGCAGTCTCGGAACCAGTATTACATTCTAGAACTATTTTCCTATGACTATATCTGAAGTCCCTGTAAGGTGGGTTCAGGTTTAGCCAGAGCACACAGATAAATATCTGAACCACTGTGCAGGAGCACACGATGATCCTCTGCTGGGAGGGCCCAAACTTCCCTGCCACGTTGTTGCCGGGCAGCGTAGCCCTGAAGGCTGTTACCACCACGATGGTCTTGCCCAGCATGCAGGAGATGCAGAGGGCAAAGGTCACCCCGAAGGCGGTGTGGCGCAACATGCAAGTCCAGGCAGTGGGCCTGCCGATGAAAGTGAGGGGACAGAGGAAgcacaggaagagagagaacagcagtagagagctcagctcagaGTTACTGGCCTTGACCACTGGTGTGTCCTTATAGTGGATGAACACCAGCATGGTGGCAAACGACAGGCAGGCCCCGAGCAGGGACACCATAGTAAGGGCGATCCCCATTGGTTCGTGGTAAGACAGGAACTCGACTGTTTTCAGGATGCATTGGTCCCTCCCGTCGTTGGACCAGTACTCCTGTGGACATGGGCTGCAGTCCGCTGCTCCTGAATAACTCACACACAACACCAGCTTATAGTTCATTAATAGCACAAATTAGTTTTCATTTTGACTGTGGATACTTGTTGATATTCCAGTGTGTTGATTGTAAACCTACCTGTTGATATTCCAGTGTGTTGACTGTTGACCTACCTGTTGATATTGCAGTGTGTAGGCTTACCTGTTGCATTGGCTATTGTCCCATCAGCACAGGGGATGCAATCAAAACAGCAGACAGATTTTCCTTTGATTTGTGCTTTTCTGGTTCCAACAGGGCAGATTTGAGAGCACACTGCTACAGGAATCTAATGAGGAAAGTAAATATGTATAgtagttatattatattattattagtagtagtatagtagtatagtagtatacaTGTTCACAATTTTCCATGCAAatactgtaaataaataaataattgtaatgtATCTTTCTACCCTAAATATTCTGTCAAAGGTATGTTGCTATAGCTACCGATTTCCCTGTCCTCCAGACTATGCTATCTTCCTGGATGCTGAGTTCGTAGGCCTGGTTAGCAGCTAAGCCAAACTGGCCCACAGTCACATGCTGCACCTGCCCTGCCCTCAGCTGCCAGTTGATGACGTCATACGAGGCAGGGGGGTCTCCATTTCCGTCAAAGAACACAGCCTCACCGAATTGATTTATGAAATGCACAGTCTTCAGTTGATCACTGACCTATCAATTAGAAGAAGGAGAAAGATGAATGTTTTTGCATGAATAGTAGTAGGACAAGAAAAAGGTCAATGCTTTTTATCCGCCTCCTCAGCTCACCTCATTAGGCTGTATCTGTGATAGATTTACACATGGTCTCATAGGGCTTTCACCTTCTTTTTTGCAAAATATTAAGCGATGAAGGGCATGTGCAACAGCATACACTGCCTTATACACATTATAGGACACTCTCAGCTGTGTGACGTTGAAGAACAGATCCTGTGAGTCCACAAGTGTCTCCGCTCCAGTACACGTCTTACTGCTCCTCTCAGAGCCTGAGGGCTCACCGGCTGAGAGAGGCCAACAACCCACCATCTTCTCCCAGAAATCCCTCACAAAGGCAGCCTTTCGATCTGTGTATGGACTGATGCCCATGAGAAAGTGTCGTAGTTTTGGGATGGCCATCTTCCGCACCACAAATCCTATGGCACCACCGAAGGAGCTGTATATTTCAGGGGTGGAGGGCCGGGCTGCTGTGATCCAAGCCTCACTGGCGATCCACTGAATGTGCGTTATGTTCTGCCTCACCACCTCCCTCATCAGCGGGTAAAGGTCCCCCTCAGGAACAAAGGACAGGATGACTTGGACTGTTGATTGTTTGATCATGTCCACCACATCAAGGATTTTACTGCTTGGGTAAGTTCGTAACACCGTCCCAACAAACGCAATGCAAACCCCAAGTTTTTTAACCTCTTCAGTGAAGGCTTGGACCCCATTCCGCCCATAGTCATTATCGGACTGTATCGCCCCAATCCAAGTCCAGCCAAAGTGCTTGACCAGGGCTGCTAAAGCCTTAGCCTGATGGTAGTCGCTGGGGATGGTGCGGAAGAATGTGGGGTATTTACCTTTGTCACTCAGACATGCACATGTAGAGAAGTAACTGACCTGATAAAATGCAGAAACAAATTATAGAACGAAGAAGAAAGTCAATGAAAAGCTTCCTATCTTTACTCTAAGTATGATTTTTGATTTAAAAGCTTTACAATTATGagaacacatcacacaccagACATGCAAACATTACAGGATATCAAGTACATCGGTATTGTACATCTTTTCAATTTAGCTAGACACCCATCATAAATTAAGCATGTGGCTCTTACCATTGGCACTCTGAATGGTCCCAGTGTTCCAGCCACAGCCAGGGACTGAGAGGAGCCTGATTCAGCTATAAGGGCAGATATAGTAGGTAGGCATGGGGCAGTGGGCTCGATCTCCACTGGACTGCTAACCAACGTCAGAGCAGCCCGTATAGTATTGGTCGGAGATGCACACGAGTCAAGGATCCTGTAGCCTAGGGAGACGTTGGGTAGTAGACTACTGTCTTTGTTTATTTCATCAATCGCAAACATCATCACT
This genomic window contains:
- the olfcn1 gene encoding extracellular calcium-sensing receptor; this encodes MPSLFKAGDVMIGGIFPVFNKQEDSSASFVKEPDKVKCAGFDLRAFRWTQVMMFAIDEINKDSSLLPNVSLGYRILDSCASPTNTIRAALTLVSSPVEIEPTAPCLPTISALIAESGSSQSLAVAGTLGPFRVPMVSYFSTCACLSDKGKYPTFFRTIPSDYHQAKALAALVKHFGWTWIGAIQSDNDYGRNGVQAFTEEVKKLGVCIAFVGTVLRTYPSSKILDVVDMIKQSTVQVILSFVPEGDLYPLMREVVRQNITHIQWIASEAWITAARPSTPEIYSSFGGAIGFVVRKMAIPKLRHFLMGISPYTDRKAAFVRDFWEKMVGCWPLSAGEPSGSERSSKTCTGAETLVDSQDLFFNVTQLRVSYNVYKAVYAVAHALHRLIFCKKEGESPMRPCVNLSQIQPNEVSDQLKTVHFINQFGEAVFFDGNGDPPASYDVINWQLRAGQVQHVTVGQFGLAANQAYELSIQEDSIVWRTGKSVIPVAVCSQICPVGTRKAQIKGKSVCCFDCIPCADGTIANATGAADCSPCPQEYWSNDGRDQCILKTVEFLSYHEPMGIALTMVSLLGACLSFATMLVFIHYKDTPVVKASNSELSSLLLFSLFLCFLCPLTFIGRPTAWTCMLRHTAFGVTFALCISCMLGKTIVVVTAFRATLPGNNVAGKFGPSQQRIIVCSCTVVQIFICVLWLNLNPPYRDFRYSHRKIVLECNTGSETAFYAVLGYIGILAGICLVLAFLSRKLPDNFNEAKFITFSMLIFCAVWITFIPAYVSSPGKFTVAVEIFAILSSAFGLLICIFAPKCYILFIKPERNTKKHVMGRN